Proteins found in one Hippopotamus amphibius kiboko isolate mHipAmp2 chromosome 12, mHipAmp2.hap2, whole genome shotgun sequence genomic segment:
- the TESPA1 gene encoding protein TESPA1 isoform X1 → MFWNCNPTDVPSIKILAPEPEPHSPRERLRKAISKMCLYTCPRDRLSTPNHTPKRNSLDQVVWEVMDRVRGEKLVLQQDPGFGPGPQGDPVPPISGTKLPTSSCPCVFCSKEETQQGMPTLKEPLETLDSNLKIPCCAHSLPRADIQWSTDPAQVKRELWSLQAINKEAHSAKDETFWKRKSRARKSLFQKNPVGRKVKSLDLSIIQQKWKQGQERTELHRSLTQQLQDTSDLEVQSNSEEEESHWPSRPRNHQLYQTFAGKDSRSFAGFHHHHHSTCSDSSSFIEEPNSHLSLQESVQPPTSSSCSLALQTPDLSRRKAAWYTGQKTRVRDLESPSMS, encoded by the exons ATGTTCTGGAATTGCAACCCAACAGATGTGCCATCCATCAAGATTCTAGCCCCAGAACCTGAACCTCACTCACCCAGAGAGCGCCTCCGGAAAGCCATCTCCAAAATGTGCCTGTACACATGCCCACGAGATCGACTGTCAACACCCAACCATACCCCCAAAAGGAACAGTTTAGACCAGGTGGTGTGGGAAGTGATGGACAGAGTGCGAGGAGAGAAGTTGGTCCTCCAGCAAGACCCTGGGTTTGGGCCAGGCCCACAGGGAGATCCTGTGCCCCCCATCAGTGGTACAAAGCTGCCCACTTCTTCCTGTCCATGTGTATTCTGCTCTAAAGAGGAAACACAGCAAGGGATGCCCACATTGAAAGAACCATTAGAAACTCTGGATTCTAACCTCAAGATACCCTGTTGTGCACATTCTCTGCCCAGAGCAGATATACAGTGGAGCACAGACCCTGCACAGGTAAAGAGAGAGCTGTGGAGTCTACAAGCCATCAACAAAGAAGCCCATTCAGCCAAGGATGAGaccttctggaaaagaaagagcagagCAAGAAAGAGTCTCTTTCAGAAGAATCCCGTGGGCAGGAAGGTTAAATCACTGGACCTGTCCATCATCCAACAGAAATGGAAACAGGGCCAAGAGAGAACAGAACTACACCGTTCTCTAACCCAGCAGCTGCAGGACACTTCAGACTTGGAG GTGCAAAGCaacagtgaggaggaggagagccaCTGGCCCAGCAGACCCAGAAACCACCAGCTCTACCAGACTTTTGCTGGCAAAGATTCAAGAa GCTTTGCAGgctttcaccaccaccaccacagcacATGCTCTGACAGCAGCAGCTTCATAGAAGAGCCTAACTCCCACCTCTCCTTGCAGGAGAGTGTACAGCCTCCAACGTCTAGCTCCTGCTCCCTGGCCCTACAAACTCCTGATCTCAGTAGGAGAAAAGCAGCATGGTACACCGGACAGAAGACCAGAGTAAGAGACTTGGAATCTCCATCCATGTCATGA